A single genomic interval of Tursiops truncatus isolate mTurTru1 chromosome 1, mTurTru1.mat.Y, whole genome shotgun sequence harbors:
- the C1H1orf159 gene encoding uncharacterized protein C1orf159 homolog isoform X28, whose translation MWEVGLASRPLQRVYSAPVSVGSPSGPLQPFPRHLARGRWECPCERGLAAVPAEAVLVLKSIQAPELLRAPGRGRDRQLHPLQERDSQQLRVQRLHCPGRALPHEQEHGDAWAAEFCSGLILSVAAFFYLKRASKLPDVFYGRNKAPSLQPGEAAAMIPPPPSSDRVPATVWRSGVGTGEDILLLGDREVPRSRRDLPCPVRHLSDLSKAAPCPSTRCLRQSPGAAGGLGEQKCLLSRFWRPPAPSGGSGVGPSCLSQPLGLQASLGFWGRIPPAAAASSAGFSPLCLPPPPEATGRWI comes from the exons ATGTGGGAGGTGGGGCTCGCCTCTCGTCCCCTCCAGCGTGTATACTCGGCACCTGTCAGTGTCGGGTCCCCATCCGGGCCTCTGCAGCCCTTTCCGAGGCACCTGGCAAGGGGCCGGTGGGAATGCCCGTGCGAGAGAGGGCTGGCTGCGGTTCCCGCAGAGGCGGTTCTTGTTCTGAAGTCTATCCAAGCTCCAGA GCTGCTACGGGCACCGGGCCGAGGACGGGACCGTCAGCTGCATCCGCTGCAGGAACGGGACTCACAACAGCTCCGAGTGCAGAGGCT TCACTGCCCGGGGCGCGCACTTCCCCATGAACAGGAGCACGGGGATGCCTGGGCGGCCGAGTTTTG CTCGGGCCTCATCCTCTCCGTGGCTGCATTCTTCTACCTCAAGCGTGCCAGTAAGCTGCCTGACGTCTTCTATGGAAGAAACAAAG CCCCCAGCCTGCAGCCTGGCGAAGCT GCCGCGATGATTCCCCCACCTCCGTCCTCAG ACCGTGTTCCTGCCACCGTGTGGAGGTCTGGAGTGGGGACAGGTGAGGACATCCTCCTCCTTGGGGACAGAGAAGTCCCTCGGTCAAGGCGAGATCTGCCCTGTCCAGTGAGACACTTGTCTGATCTCTCCAAAGCAGCGCCATGTCCAAGCACAAGGTGCCTGCGTCAGTCTCCTGGGGCGGCCGGGGGCTTGGGAGAACAGAAATGTcttctctcacggttctggaggccacCTGCTCCCTCCGGAGGCTCTGGGgtgggtccttcctgcctctcccagcctctggggctccaggcgtccctgggcttttGGGGCCGCATCCCTCCAGCCGCTGCTGCATCTTCCGCTGGCTTctcccctctgtgtctccctccccctcccgaGGCCACTGGTCgctggatttag
- the C1H1orf159 gene encoding uncharacterized protein C1orf159 homolog isoform X32 → MWEVGLASRPLQRVYSAPVSVGSPSGPLQPFPRHLARGRWECPCERGLAAVPAEAVLVLKSIQAPELLRAPGRGRDRQLHPLQERDSQQLRVQRLHCPGRALPHEQEHGDAWAAEFCSGLILSVAAFFYLKRASKLPDVFYGRNKGDTCALLYSPQPAAWRSCRDDSPTSVLRPCSCHRVEVWSGDSAEAALRPARAALGQGRGPHCCLFRGGPGEQRLIPRPIHSPACC, encoded by the exons ATGTGGGAGGTGGGGCTCGCCTCTCGTCCCCTCCAGCGTGTATACTCGGCACCTGTCAGTGTCGGGTCCCCATCCGGGCCTCTGCAGCCCTTTCCGAGGCACCTGGCAAGGGGCCGGTGGGAATGCCCGTGCGAGAGAGGGCTGGCTGCGGTTCCCGCAGAGGCGGTTCTTGTTCTGAAGTCTATCCAAGCTCCAGA GCTGCTACGGGCACCGGGCCGAGGACGGGACCGTCAGCTGCATCCGCTGCAGGAACGGGACTCACAACAGCTCCGAGTGCAGAGGCT TCACTGCCCGGGGCGCGCACTTCCCCATGAACAGGAGCACGGGGATGCCTGGGCGGCCGAGTTTTG CTCGGGCCTCATCCTCTCCGTGGCTGCATTCTTCTACCTCAAGCGTGCCAGTAAGCTGCCTGACGTCTTCTATGGAAGAAACAAAG GTGACACCTGTGCTCTCCTCTACAGCCCCCAGCCTGCAGCCTGGCGAAGCT GCCGCGATGATTCCCCCACCTCCGTCCTCAG ACCGTGTTCCTGCCACCGTGTGGAGGTCTGGAGTGGGGACAG TGCGGAAGCCGCGCTACGTCCGGCGCGAGCGGCCCTCGGACAGGGACGTGGGCCCCACTGCTGTCTCTTCCGTGGAGGCCCGGGTGAGCAACGTCTGATCCCGCGGCCCATCCACAGCCCCGCGTGCTGCTGA
- the C1H1orf159 gene encoding uncharacterized protein C1orf159 homolog isoform X31, translating to MGGSGVPSCYGHRAEDGTVSCIRCRNGTHNSSECRGFTARGAHFPMNRSTGMPGRPSFGGPQVAASLFLGTFLISSGLILSVAAFFYLKRASKLPDVFYGRNKAPSLQPGEAAAMIPPPPSSDRVPATVWRSGVGTGEDILLLGDREVPRSRRDLPCPVRHLSDLSKAAPCPSTRCLRQSPGAAGGLGEQKCLLSRFWRPPAPSGGSGVGPSCLSQPLGLQASLGFWGRIPPAAAASSAGFSPLCLPPPPEATGRWI from the exons GCTGCTACGGGCACCGGGCCGAGGACGGGACCGTCAGCTGCATCCGCTGCAGGAACGGGACTCACAACAGCTCCGAGTGCAGAGGCT TCACTGCCCGGGGCGCGCACTTCCCCATGAACAGGAGCACGGGGATGCCTGGGCGGCCGAGTTTTG GGGGCCCCCAGGTGGCAGCCTCCCTCTTCCTGGGAACGTTTCTCATCAGCTCGGGCCTCATCCTCTCCGTGGCTGCATTCTTCTACCTCAAGCGTGCCAGTAAGCTGCCTGACGTCTTCTATGGAAGAAACAAAG CCCCCAGCCTGCAGCCTGGCGAAGCT GCCGCGATGATTCCCCCACCTCCGTCCTCAG ACCGTGTTCCTGCCACCGTGTGGAGGTCTGGAGTGGGGACAGGTGAGGACATCCTCCTCCTTGGGGACAGAGAAGTCCCTCGGTCAAGGCGAGATCTGCCCTGTCCAGTGAGACACTTGTCTGATCTCTCCAAAGCAGCGCCATGTCCAAGCACAAGGTGCCTGCGTCAGTCTCCTGGGGCGGCCGGGGGCTTGGGAGAACAGAAATGTcttctctcacggttctggaggccacCTGCTCCCTCCGGAGGCTCTGGGgtgggtccttcctgcctctcccagcctctggggctccaggcgtccctgggcttttGGGGCCGCATCCCTCCAGCCGCTGCTGCATCTTCCGCTGGCTTctcccctctgtgtctccctccccctcccgaGGCCACTGGTCgctggatttag
- the C1H1orf159 gene encoding uncharacterized protein C1orf159 homolog isoform X30, producing the protein MGQQPKCCVDVVDTNATCPGTNLCGPGCYGHRAEDGTVSCIRCRNGTHNSSECRGFTARGAHFPMNRSTGMPGRPSFGGPQVAASLFLGTFLISSGLILSVAAFFYLKRASKLPDVFYGRNKAPSLQPGEAAAMIPPPPSSDRVPATVWRSGVGTGEDILLLGDREVPRSRRDLPCPVRHLSDLSKAAPCPSTRCLRQSPGAAGGLGEQKCLLSRFWRPPAPSGGSGVGPSCLSQPLGLQASLGFWGRIPPAAAASSAGFSPLCLPPPPEATGRWI; encoded by the exons GCTGCTACGGGCACCGGGCCGAGGACGGGACCGTCAGCTGCATCCGCTGCAGGAACGGGACTCACAACAGCTCCGAGTGCAGAGGCT TCACTGCCCGGGGCGCGCACTTCCCCATGAACAGGAGCACGGGGATGCCTGGGCGGCCGAGTTTTG GGGGCCCCCAGGTGGCAGCCTCCCTCTTCCTGGGAACGTTTCTCATCAGCTCGGGCCTCATCCTCTCCGTGGCTGCATTCTTCTACCTCAAGCGTGCCAGTAAGCTGCCTGACGTCTTCTATGGAAGAAACAAAG CCCCCAGCCTGCAGCCTGGCGAAGCT GCCGCGATGATTCCCCCACCTCCGTCCTCAG ACCGTGTTCCTGCCACCGTGTGGAGGTCTGGAGTGGGGACAGGTGAGGACATCCTCCTCCTTGGGGACAGAGAAGTCCCTCGGTCAAGGCGAGATCTGCCCTGTCCAGTGAGACACTTGTCTGATCTCTCCAAAGCAGCGCCATGTCCAAGCACAAGGTGCCTGCGTCAGTCTCCTGGGGCGGCCGGGGGCTTGGGAGAACAGAAATGTcttctctcacggttctggaggccacCTGCTCCCTCCGGAGGCTCTGGGgtgggtccttcctgcctctcccagcctctggggctccaggcgtccctgggcttttGGGGCCGCATCCCTCCAGCCGCTGCTGCATCTTCCGCTGGCTTctcccctctgtgtctccctccccctcccgaGGCCACTGGTCgctggatttag
- the C1H1orf159 gene encoding uncharacterized protein C1orf159 homolog isoform X25 has translation MFWRKGWEFSLLSPHLGHCPSVDTSQEPSPRVRLPPRTTSMSHFRPIWAASLAPQGSSAGPLCLVQDLTWVWAACGASRTDWSVPPAVTARGAHFPMNRSTGMPGRPSFGGPQVAASLFLGTFLISSGLILSVAAFFYLKRASKLPDVFYGRNKAPSLQPGEAAAMIPPPPSSDRVPATVWRSGVGTGEDILLLGDREVPRSRRDLPCPVRHLSDLSKAAPCPSTRCLRQSPGAAGGLGEQKCLLSRFWRPPAPSGGSGVGPSCLSQPLGLQASLGFWGRIPPAAAASSAGFSPLCLPPPPEATGRWI, from the exons ATGTTCTGGAGGAAAGGGTGGGAATTCTCGCTGTTGTCCCCACACCTGGGCCACTGTCCCTCGGTGGACACCTCCCAGGAGCCCTCTCCCCGAGTCCGCTTGCCCCCCAGGACAACCTCCATGTCTCATTTCCGGCCCATTTGGGCTGCATCTCTGGCTCCCCAGGGGTCCTCTGCGGGGCCCCTGTGCCTGGTCCAGGACCTCACGTGGGTCTGGGCGGCCTGTGGAGCCAGCCGCACTGACTGGTCTGTTCCCCCCGCAGTCACTGCCCGGGGCGCGCACTTCCCCATGAACAGGAGCACGGGGATGCCTGGGCGGCCGAGTTTTG GGGGCCCCCAGGTGGCAGCCTCCCTCTTCCTGGGAACGTTTCTCATCAGCTCGGGCCTCATCCTCTCCGTGGCTGCATTCTTCTACCTCAAGCGTGCCAGTAAGCTGCCTGACGTCTTCTATGGAAGAAACAAAG CCCCCAGCCTGCAGCCTGGCGAAGCT GCCGCGATGATTCCCCCACCTCCGTCCTCAG ACCGTGTTCCTGCCACCGTGTGGAGGTCTGGAGTGGGGACAGGTGAGGACATCCTCCTCCTTGGGGACAGAGAAGTCCCTCGGTCAAGGCGAGATCTGCCCTGTCCAGTGAGACACTTGTCTGATCTCTCCAAAGCAGCGCCATGTCCAAGCACAAGGTGCCTGCGTCAGTCTCCTGGGGCGGCCGGGGGCTTGGGAGAACAGAAATGTcttctctcacggttctggaggccacCTGCTCCCTCCGGAGGCTCTGGGgtgggtccttcctgcctctcccagcctctggggctccaggcgtccctgggcttttGGGGCCGCATCCCTCCAGCCGCTGCTGCATCTTCCGCTGGCTTctcccctctgtgtctccctccccctcccgaGGCCACTGGTCgctggatttag
- the C1H1orf159 gene encoding uncharacterized protein C1orf159 homolog isoform X26 — MFWRKGWEFSLLSPHLGHCPSVDTSQEPSPRVRLPPRTTSMSHFRPIWAASLAPQGSSAGPLCLVQDLTWVWAACGASRTDWSVPPAVTARGAHFPMNRSTGMPGRPSFARASSSPWLHSSTSSVPVSCLTSSMEETKVTPVLSSTAPSLQPGEAAAMIPPPPSSDRVPATVWRSGVGTGEDILLLGDREVPRSRRDLPCPVRHLSDLSKAAPCPSTRCLRQSPGAAGGLGEQKCLLSRFWRPPAPSGGSGVGPSCLSQPLGLQASLGFWGRIPPAAAASSAGFSPLCLPPPPEATGRWI; from the exons ATGTTCTGGAGGAAAGGGTGGGAATTCTCGCTGTTGTCCCCACACCTGGGCCACTGTCCCTCGGTGGACACCTCCCAGGAGCCCTCTCCCCGAGTCCGCTTGCCCCCCAGGACAACCTCCATGTCTCATTTCCGGCCCATTTGGGCTGCATCTCTGGCTCCCCAGGGGTCCTCTGCGGGGCCCCTGTGCCTGGTCCAGGACCTCACGTGGGTCTGGGCGGCCTGTGGAGCCAGCCGCACTGACTGGTCTGTTCCCCCCGCAGTCACTGCCCGGGGCGCGCACTTCCCCATGAACAGGAGCACGGGGATGCCTGGGCGGCCGAGTTTTG CTCGGGCCTCATCCTCTCCGTGGCTGCATTCTTCTACCTCAAGCGTGCCAGTAAGCTGCCTGACGTCTTCTATGGAAGAAACAAAG GTGACACCTGTGCTCTCCTCTACAGCCCCCAGCCTGCAGCCTGGCGAAGCT GCCGCGATGATTCCCCCACCTCCGTCCTCAG ACCGTGTTCCTGCCACCGTGTGGAGGTCTGGAGTGGGGACAGGTGAGGACATCCTCCTCCTTGGGGACAGAGAAGTCCCTCGGTCAAGGCGAGATCTGCCCTGTCCAGTGAGACACTTGTCTGATCTCTCCAAAGCAGCGCCATGTCCAAGCACAAGGTGCCTGCGTCAGTCTCCTGGGGCGGCCGGGGGCTTGGGAGAACAGAAATGTcttctctcacggttctggaggccacCTGCTCCCTCCGGAGGCTCTGGGgtgggtccttcctgcctctcccagcctctggggctccaggcgtccctgggcttttGGGGCCGCATCCCTCCAGCCGCTGCTGCATCTTCCGCTGGCTTctcccctctgtgtctccctccccctcccgaGGCCACTGGTCgctggatttag
- the RNF223 gene encoding RING finger protein 223 produces the protein MSSGPQVWHTAPPPAGRSSPTATVPRSRGSAGSPRSPGSPGSEKTASPLECSICFSGYDNIFRTPKELSCTHVFCLECLARMAAARPAGQPGSEVVPCPFCRRPTAVPIAGAPALHTSRQLQARMPAHLRREEPVWLEGTKLCCRPPPSAPGPAAPGFVYVDVSPSKPATPAAPVPTPGPARRPGCLARCWARRRDWRRAAVIAVLLLALFCVVLWPVQCALRTGSLHCLPRPPPATAPAAATFSLGSLADN, from the coding sequence ATGTCATCAGGCCCGCAGGTGTGGCACACGGCCCCGCCGCCTGCCGGCAGGAGCAGCCCCACCGCCACAGTGCCCAGGTCCCGCGGCTCGGCCGGCAGCCCCAGGTCCCCCGGCAGCCCTGGATCAGAGAAGACGGCCTCCCCGCTGGAATGCTCCATCTGCTTCTCGGGCTACGACAACATCTTCAGGACACCCAAGGAGCTCTCGTGCACCCACGTCTTCTGCCTGGAGTGCCTTGCGCGGATGGCAGCCGCCCGGCCCGCAGGCCAGCCGGGTAGCGAGGTCGTGCCCTGCCCGTTCTGCCGGCGGCCCACAGCCGTGCCCATTGCCGGGGCCCCCGCGCTGCACACCAGCCGCCAGCTGCAGGCTCGGATGCCAGCACACCTGCGGCGGGAGGAGCCCGTGTGGCTGGAGGGCACCAAGCTGTGCTGCCGCCCGCCACCCTCTGCGCCTGGCCCTGCGGCGCCCGGCTTTGTGTACGTGGACGTGAGCCCGAGCAAGCCTGCCACGCCCGCAGCACCCGTGCCCACCCCGGGCCCTGCCCGCCGTCCGGGCTGCCTGGCCCGCTGCTGGGCCCGCCGCAGGGACTGGAGGCGCGCAGCAGTCATCGCCGTGCTGCTGCTCGCACTCTTCTGCGTGGTGCTCTGGCCCGTGCAGTGCGCGCTCAGGACCGGGAGCCTGCACTGCCTCCCCCGGCCACCCCCTGCCACTGCCCCCGCCGCCGCCACCTTCTCGCTCGGGTCCCTGGCTGACAACTAG
- the LOC117308462 gene encoding tyrosine-protein phosphatase non-receptor type 11-like: MGSGGGVPATQGGARTLAGHGELQRGGAWPWPCCSWQGDSRGRDLRAGKPQALFGKLRVVMGAATPNGGWRTGPSRRHDEVTHIKIQNTGDYYDLYGGEKFATLAELVQHYTGQRGALLRERGGAPVELWHPLSCQDPTSERWYHGHLSGKEAEKLLMQKGRPGSFLVRESQSKPGDFVLSVLTQQLDRADRQARVTHVMIHFQPDGKYDVGGGERFDTLGDLVECYRKNPLVERSGTVVHLQQPLKTTRISATSIESRVRELNEAMDASEKAKQGFWEEFEMLQQQECRLLYPRKEGQRLENKPKNRYKNILPFDTTRVILRDVEDSAPGADYINANYIRSDPEEKPGHGPGKVYIATQGCLPTTAAAFWAMVHQENTRVIVMTTREVERGRNKCFRYWPELHGSQAYGRLRVCNVAEHQAQGYCVRELQVWRADQEESPRTVAHCQYFGWPDHGVPAEPTGVLGFLDEVNRAQSGMPGAGPMVVHCRCDQGRGGASGTGATGEGATALSRQLATGLLVRPHSAGIGRTGTIIVIDILVDVIRRQGLDCDIDVPKTIQHVRRQRSGMVQTEAQYKFVYLALQRYIRGEQLRLREQRESPEERDSLKAGASPADPGCSPGTAPSRAPAATPEASGHVYENLLRLWP, encoded by the exons atgggcagtgggggtggggtgcccGCCACCCAGGGTGGGGCCCGGACACTGGCTGGACACGGGGAGCTGCagaggggaggggcctggcctTGGCCGTGCTGTTCGTGGCAGGGGGACAGCAGAGGCCGAGATCTCAGGGCAGGAAAACCCCAGGCACTGTTCGGGAAGCTGAGGGTGGTGATGGGAGCAGCAACCCCCAACGGCGGCTGGCGCACCGGCCCTTCCAGGCGCCACGACGAGGTGACCCACATCAAGATCCAGAACACAGGCGACTACTATGACCTGTACGGAGGGGAGAAGTTCGCGACGCTGGCCGAGCTGGTGCAGCACTACACAGGCCAGCGCGGTGCGCTGCTCCGAGAGCGTGGCGGAGCCCCCGTGGAGCTCTGGCACCCGCTGAGCTGCCAGGACCCCACATCGGAACG GTGGTACCACGGGCACCTGTCTGGCAAGGAGGCCGAGAAGCTGCTGATGCAGAAGGGGCGTCCGGGCAGCTTCCTGGTTCGGGAGAGTCAGAGCAAACCTGGGGACTTCGTGCTGTCAGTGCTCACACAGCAGCTGGACAGGGCGGACCGCCAGGCACGCGTCACCCATGTCATGATACACTTCCAG CCAGATGGGAAGTACGATGTGGGAGGCGGCGAGAGGTTTGACACCCTGGGAGATCTGGTGGAATGCTACAGGAAGAACCCTCTGGTGGAGAGGTCAGGGACTGTAGTGCACCTCCAGCAG CCCCTCAAGACCACGAGAATCAGCGCCACAAGCATTGAGAGCCGTGTGCGGGAGCTCAACGAGGCCATGGATGCCAGCGAGAAGGCCAAGCAGGGCTTCTGGGAGGAGTTCGAG ATGCTGCAGCAGCAGGAATGCCGGCTCCTGTATCCCCGGAAAGAGGGCCAGCGGCTGGAGAACAAGCCCAAGAACCGATACAAGAACATCCTCCCCT TTGATACCACCCGTGTCATCCTGCGTGATGTGGAGGACAGCGCGCCTGGAGCCGACTACATCAACGCCAACTACATCAGG AGTGACCCAGAGGAGAAGCCAGGCCACGGACCAGGCAAGGTGTACATCGCCACCCAGGGCTGTCTGCCAACTACGGCAGCTGCCTTCTGGGCCATGGTGCACCAGGAGAACACGCGTGTCATCGTCATGACCACCAGAGAGGTGGAGCGAGGCCGG AACAAGTGTTTCCGATACTGGCCAGAGCTGCACGGCAGCCAAGCGTATGGCCGCCTGCGTGTGTGCAACGTTGCTGAGCACCAGGCCCAGGGCTATTGTGTGAGGGAGCTGCAGGTGTGGCGGGCAGACCAG GAGGAGTCACCGCGCACAGTGGCGCACTGCCAGTACTTCGGCTGGCCGGACCACGGAGTCCCGGCCGAGCCCACCGGCGTCCTTGGCTTCCTGGACGAGGTGAACCGGGCCCAGAGCGGCATGCCGGGGGCCGGACCCATGGTAGTGCACTGCAGGTGCGACCAGGGACGGGGCGGGGCCAGCGGCACAGGTGCCACCGGGGAAGGGGCCACGGCTTTGTCCCGTCAACTGGCCACAGGCCTCCTGGTCCGTCCCCACAGCGCCGGCATCGGACGCACCGGCACAATCATTGTGATTGACATCCTGGTGGACGTCATTCGCAGGCAGG GGCTGGACTGCGACATCGACGTCCCCAAGACGATCCAGCATGTGCGGCGGCAGCGCTCGGGGATGGTGCAGACCGAGGCGCAGTACAAGTTCGTGTACCTGGCGCTGCAGCGGTACATCCGGGGCGAGCAGCTACGCCTGCGCGagcag CGCGAGTCGCCCGAGGAGCGCGACTCCCTGAAGGCGGGCGCCTCGCCCGCCGACCCCGGCTGTAGCCCCGGAACCGCGCCGTCCCGGGCGCCGGCGGC CACCCCGGAGGCCTCCGGCCACGTGTACGAGAACCTGCTGCGCCTCTGGCCGTGA